ctttttgtttttcagtctgCAGCGACCTAGGAACTACTTTGTGAAACGTGAGAGCATGAAGCAGCATGACAAGATGATTTGTGTACAGTAGCAACACCAGCTCAGCCCAGGGGAGTGTAGTTTACACTAGGGAATCCATTTAGGCTTTTGCCACCCCATACATAACAAAGGCTTCACAGACAACCCTCAGAACCACAAAGCATCCTGAGGATGGCTTTGTTGTCCCAGCAATCTGTACTTAGTTTGTCACAATCAATATTGTAGGAACCAACCCCATTATTAATTCATAGTcatacaaaacatgttttgctCCGCGGTGGGCTGAATCAAGCTGCTTCAAAGAGGAGACAAACACTGTGTTTCACATGGGATCATTACATGGGGTATAACGGGTTTCCATCATCAGTATTAATAGTATATGCCCATCCGAGACTGCATACCCCGGGTGCTGCTGGGCCTACAGCAGGACAGGTTTTTGCTAGTGGAATATTTATAGCTGTGCATTAAAAGTGGAATCAAGGGTTTAAGTGTACCATTGCAACACCGCTGCTGTTCTTTTGTCTGGGCCTGTCCAAAAATGTCTTGCCCAGGGCTATTTGCAGTGCTACATTTGCAATGTCAGATATCAAACACTGCTGTCATATCAAAGCCGGAATACATTAAAGGACAGCTGTATCTCAGTGggttttcttttattcttctcTTCAAGAACATGTTGCAGCCAAGTATATATCAAAGAAGTGACGTATATGTAACTAAATCCCACATGTATGCTTTGTTATTAGGAGTTCCTAGGATTACAGACAGGCGTGTATAGGCTAGATTGAATTATTTCTCATTTAAGCACATCTGAAAGCTTAAATATTGGCATCAAAGTGCttaatgatatactgtatttgctCAAAACCACAATTAACACCTACAGTGTAATAATGAGATGTGGAGATATTCTGAACTACACTGCCATCTTGTGGTTCTGTTATGCACACATTTCAGTTCAGTGACAAACTAGCTCATTTtgcaaaaaatacagaaatgtagTCAGAGACAGCTAGGTCAAACAACTGCCTATTTTATTAGGTCTGAGTCAAAAGGTGGACATTTATCTTTAAGCAAACAAAATGAACCAAAGCAACAAACAAGTAGGTATCTTTAAACTACAGTGTTCTATAAAACACAGCACACAAAATATAACTTTCTGGTCATGTTTATGAAAAAACTCTCCAGATTATTTGATAAATTTATCCATGGATTAAACACGTGTACTTGTCTTATCCAAAAAACAATGCTGAAATATTTACAGGTCATTGCTAAGAAAAGTAAGCAAATACAAATACTAGTTTTGTTACAGTGCACCCCATAATGTTGCTGTGAATTTAATGACATTTACAGACACTGTGCACAGAAAAAGCCTTGGAAGTGATGGAATCATCCTGTCTTAACATTTCATGCTCACAGGCATGCCAACTGTGGAcgtgtagaaaaaagtgtaataAATACCATCTTTTTAAAAAGAAGATAACACAAACCTTAAAACACATTACgtgaaaacaaatgttttagaAAGCAATTTCAAATTAAGTTAAGttttaaggggaaaaaaaataaaaatacaaaactcaGCCATTTATTGTAGGAGCGCGTTACAAAATGTTGGAATCTACCGAAATGTTCAAACTACGCCATGATTTCAAACATCAGAGATGGTTTACAGACTAACAGGGGTGGAGGTTGGTGTGTAACAAGACTGAACATAGATGAAGATGGAAAAACACAGGTAGcatattaaaacatttgttcCTATTTACTACAGTAGAGTACACGTTTCCTTATACACAGCCAACCATAACCAGAGTGTAAATGTCTGAAGATCTAAAGGTTCTTCCAATAAAACTACAACCATGATCATCCCTGAGAGCGGATTTTGGTTCAGTACTACTGTGCGTCTGAAATGTACTGTCATTATCAATTTAACTTGACATTTTGTCTTGTCAATTCTAAAAACAGCCAAAACTTTGCCTTGAAATAATCACTTAataatgtagggctgcaactaacgactaTTTTTCATCGTCGATTAGCTCATTGGTCTAGAAAATGCCAGAAAataagttgacaactaatcgatcaatctttgcagctctaaaataACGCCACTGAAGTTTTCTACATTATTTGTTTGAAGAATTTGCATTGCAAAATGTTAGGCCGACAAGTAGTGGAAATCCTGATCTCACCTACATGTGTGCAGGCTGTTCTACAATGTTCCTTACTAAATAGAAGAAAACACTACATGTATGAAGTGACTGGCATAATGTGCCCAAGAAccagtttagaaaaaaaaaaaaaaaaaacatttagcaaaaagTGAATCAGAATACACAGTCCCAACTGTATAAAATTTAGGGGAAACCATGCCGCCTTGACTTTATTATTACAGTTAACCCTGATTTAAAATGCTCCTTTGTATTTTAggtataaaacaacaaaaactgatATTATGTGCATAAAAATGACATTGCTCTGGTACTCTTCGTCAACCTAGgctttctcttcatcttctTGGTCTCTGGTCCCTTGAGGActcgtcttcttcttctaaacCTCTTcaggcctcctcctcctcctcctgctcacTGTCATCAGAGCCTACAGAACAAAAGTAAAGACAGTCTAAATGATCTTTGCGGATATGAAATGTGACCACTACACCCCAAACCCTTTATTTAGCGTTACAGCAAAGCGCAAGTCAGATTgtaaaccaaaaaaaagaaaaaaaacaaaaaaaaagcagcataattaaaagttgaaaatatgaaaaactaTAGGTCACCCCACAGGTTTCCAACCACCCCGCTGATTGATTGCTGTGATAGTGGTCTTACCGTCAATCACAATTTCTCCaccatcatcctcctcctctggaCTCTCATCTGAGGAGGAGATATTTCCTGTCTATTCAGTTTAGCCTGCATTACCCAGACATTTACATTACAGCTACAACAACTGACACTAACAGCAAGCCCTTGGCCTCGAATTCACAACATGAGCCACAGCAAACCGTGGATTTCAAAACACAGAATTGTTTTACAACAGCTACAGTACTTTCTCAGTCACTGGAATGGGAAAGCGTGTCCAAACTTACTGTATCTACCAGCATCCAATTTCAAAATatgcatacaaatacaaatgtaactaTGGAAAATGGGGGGTGGTGGGTTGTTGAATGTGAAAAGTGTATCTGCAGGATTATTTATAAATGACTGGTCACTGTACCCCAAGCAGCCGTGTATAAGTTCTACTTTAGCACTGACCAGCGCTTggccccctctcctcctcttcttcttcctcctcctcctcctcctcttcatcctcctcgtcctcctcctccctacTGTGTACTTGTTCCGCCTCACCAGCTTCCTCACCGGGTTCATCGTCCGAGTCGGAGATTACCACACACTCATCTCCATTACCGTTGTCGGCTGCTCTGGCCCCGCTGCCACCACTGgagacaaaaatacacacacacatacatttttgaTAAACAGGACACACACTCATTGTTTTGGAATGCAACCCACCTGGTATCACCAGCAGGAaaaagaggggtggggggggtgtcaGGAAACAATTAAAGCTTACACATGAATGAACTATAATTTCAAGGCCCTGGGGCAGAGAATATTTCTTGAATTTATAGCTTAATAAGTAGTTTGTCCACTGACTACACATTAGACTGGATGTGTCTGtggcgcacatatactgtacacgtCTGAGAAGCTCTTGGTTTTACCTGCCGTTCTCCCTGGGTTCCCAGAGTGGAGTGAGGTAGTATCTCAGAGGGTCTCTGTACAGGTCGTCCTTAAGTATCTAAACACCAGAACAAGAGGTaatttcaatacattacatacgATATGTTTGGGATATTCAGTATGTGCTTAAATACACCATGGTGCTAATTTGAGACACAGGTTTGAGTATCGTGCACACATTAGAAAAGTGTCAGGATTGTATTGCTTCAAAAATCACCTAATATTTCTGGTGGAAGAAATCAGAGTGTGTGCATATCCTTCAGTGATTTTAGTTTATCATAAACTTCCCAGAAAGTTgaataaaaggaaaaagaaagtaCATCGTTAAACCATTCAGACTTTAACTTATTTTCCAGCACCCATCTGTCACATAATGATTACAATTCATTATTTGGCTATCGGGATAAACTGTTAATAAGGTAGCACCATAACACTGAAGAATGGATGCAGGCTGGCAGGTCCAAATACATGTCACCAGAGTAGTGaactttttataaaaatgtctgtgtgaTATAATCATAAACCTGTTTCAGTATGAGGGTGCAGTCAGCTGTACCTGTGCTACATCATCTTGTCCTGGGTTGCTATGGTCACTGAACCAGCTAAAAAAGGTCTGGTAGACCCCACGCGACGACTTCCTGGGTTCGCTGTGGGCCGTCAGGTTCTGTCCACGATGCCACAGGATGGGGTTGGAGAACGACATGGGCGATCCTGAAACATGAGCAGCCAGGATTAGACGGCGATCCAAGGATTTAATGACCATGTAGATTTTAGGTAGCCTCAAAATGCAATCAATACTCATCTTTTGGATATTATGTGCTATCAGAGAACGTTTCAGATTTAAAAAGAGGTGCTTGACATGACATTTGTGTGACAGAAATCTTCCAATGGCATGATTGCTAATGTACATAATGCAATGCAACAGCCCTGCCAtgcaaatgttaaaaatgtaatactcTGGCCACCcatatttacatacatataaacacaacaaTTGCAATACCATCAGTTTACTGTGCAGTAACTGCACGGCTGAAGTGTTTGGTCATTGTTGGTGTGAAGTTGACAAGTCTGTTGAATCTTTTTGTCTGAGGTTTTCTGGCTATGTACTGGTCACTCCCAGCACTTTTTGGCAGTTGTTTGAGAGTGTGttgcaattgtttttttattccaaaataTGACTCAACATTGGTTGAAATGCAATGTTTTAGATGAGTTTGCAGTTTTCTTGTACCGAATGAAAAACTGTACATGACAATAGTTTGGTTTTGAAAGATGTATTGGCATAtcttattatacattattataatattaccTTTACAGTGCCACGATGCAAAGAGTGAGCTAACACAGCGCATTCATTATGTATGACAACTATGCCTCGACTTAAATCACCACGCTTATTTTTACCTCCCATCCCAAGGTGCAGCTCCTTCATGATAATGTTGTTCTGGAAGTACGGGTTCCGTCTGAAGTGGAAACGGATCCTGTAGCCCAGTTTATTATTCTTAAAGGACTCAATCTGAAAAAAGACAGGAGGAAATTCATTTCGATACTAGACATACACAATAGCCAGACTTTGTAAGTACACACCAACACTTCCTACCTCAAGATCAGTCATGTAACTCAGAGCATCTTCATCAGTCTCGTCAATGTGTGCTGAGAGATGAGGATGGTTCAACAGCTGGCACATTgaagttaagaaaaaaaacccaacatgtttttatttcaattacTCAAACACAACAGAGGAATGGAAAAAcagggacatgttttcattttaaggaTACAGCTGTCACCCAGAAGCCAGGAATAGTTTTTGTGATGGAGCTGCGCTGATCCAGATGTGGGCGCCGCTGGCGACTGATCTTCAGCTCCAGCCGTTGGTGAAGCCGGGCGCTTTTCTTCTCAAGAGCTTCCAGTCTCATCTGTACCTGCGCCAGAAGAGCCACTGACTGTCTCATCTCTGGGGCCATCTTAACTGACACAATGGCACACTCCCCATCATCATTGTCCTCATTGTCTGACGGGAAAGAGGAGCTTGGAGTGGAGGAAGATCCAGATATGGATTCATCACCTTCATCTGCTTCTGGCATCTCATCTGCATCTTCTCTGTCAGTACTGTGCACAGATGTGGAGCTATCTGCAGCAGCTGCCTGCGTTTTAGAGCCCGTTCTTGAGGACTGGTGGCCCCCACGTTGTTTGAATTTGCTCCCCTGTTTCACCTGTTTAACGTTAGCCTTTTCAGATGAGCAAGGAGTCTCTTGACTGTCTTCCCCGTCTCCTCCTGTGAGACTGGCAAGTGCTTCAGCAGCTGCTATGGCTGCTGAGTCGGTCTGGTCCAGAGAAGCTGAGGGACGCTGCTTTATTCCTGCGGTCTTCTCTATATCTGCCTTTGCGTCAGCAGATCCATGTGcatctgaggactgtggttttTCTGTGTTGCTGGCATCGTGAGCGTCAGCATTGGAGTTGTTGACAGGCAGTGCACTGGTGCGATCCGTGCTGTCTGAACCCTGATCCGCTTGCACAGCAGCTGGTTTCCCCTCACTAACGTTATCTTTTGACTGGCCCTCGCTGGCGGCTATTTCTTTACTCTCAGCGTCACTGTTTTTGCAGTTTTCCGAAGTAACCCCTGCTTCATTTGTTGCGTCACTTACTTTTGTGGACTTGCTGGGGATCGTGGCGCCTTCATCGCGGTCGGGTGACGGACACCGTTTCCTCGATGCAGAGTCAGCGGACTGTTTGCAGCCCGTCAGTTCACtcatgctagctagctagccaaaTAGCTAACAAGCTAGATAGCCCGCaagcacaactaaaacaaactTAAATGCAATCGATTACACAACTGAACTTGCACCACTTGGATAACCGCTGCTATGTTGTATCTCGGATCGTAATGTAACCTACATTCTCAATGGAGCAAGAACAGGAAGCAGCTCTTGTATTTCTCCGCGGCCTCGCGGAACGTTAAAAATTAGCAGgctacagctaacgttagttagctcaCGTTACCCAATTCGTGTGTCCTCGCAATGATGGCCGCACCACATTTTCACGAATACAAGTTCAATAAGAAAGACTCGATCCAATTAAACAAACCTTCCCGTGCTATACAGCCTTTAGCAAGAACACGCGCTCTTTATATTAGTTTATGTTTGCAATATCCGTTAGCTTACTATCCGTGCACCGACGTGCCAGAAAAACAATCCTCTGATTGGTTACGGCACGCCGCGCTAAAACCTCTCCACCAATCCTTTTCAAGGGTGTGTTTACATGGTAATCTGTAGCAGTGGTAGAACTGCGCAGCTAGCAAGTGCAGCCAGCCAGTGACGGTTGTCGTGAGATAGGCctacatgtttttatatatagtcTATGCCTACATGTCAGTTTCGAAACAGACGGGTATATTACATGACTTTATCACAGTTTACAACTTCCGCTCTGTGGTATTACTGTTTGAACAAGCGATATTAAAATATAGGACATTTGAATTAATGACCTCAAATGACAAGCTAGTAAACAAGTTTAGCTTTGTAACGTATTCTTATGAATTCAATGAAGGTAGGCGTGAACACGTATGATGATTTAACAGCATATGTGTTTATTCCCAGAAACAATATATTGTAGACCTCTTACCAGGTGTGGTTGTTTTTCCTCTCTGGTAATAGGCAATTACAATTATATTTGTGTCAATAACGGAGGCCTATGCTCTCCTGGGGTTTCATTTAGGATTTGTTTGTTCTCTACAAATCAGGCATTTTTTAGAGTCCATGAGTGGGATTACATAACAATAACTGCATTCACTATTGCTGTCGATGCTCTGATGAATGCACAAACAGTGATGTATTGGATGACAAAACTTGCACACACTAAACAAACAGATTATAGCATATGCCATGAATAATTTAGGCTTGCAGCAGGTGCATGTTGCAACA
This genomic interval from Sander vitreus isolate 19-12246 chromosome 7, sanVit1, whole genome shotgun sequence contains the following:
- the tspy gene encoding testis specific protein Y-linked isoform X2 yields the protein MSELTGCKQSADSASRKRCPSPDRDEGATIPSKSTKVSDATNEAGVTSENCKNSDAESKEIAASEGQSKDNVSEGKPAAVQADQGSDSTDRTSALPVNNSNADAHDASNTEKPQSSDAHGSADAKADIEKTAGIKQRPSASLDQTDSAAIAAAEALASLTGGDGEDSQETPCSSEKANVKQVKQGSKFKQRGGHQSSRTGSKTQAAAADSSTSVHSTDREDADEMPEADEGDESISGSSSTPSSSFPSDNEDNDDGECAIVSVKMAPEMRQSVALLAQVQMRLEALEKKSARLHQRLELKISRQRRPHLDQRSSITKTIPGFWVTALLNHPHLSAHIDETDEDALSYMTDLEIESFKNNKLGYRIRFHFRRNPYFQNNIIMKELHLGMGGSPMSFSNPILWHRGQNLTAHSEPRKSSRGVYQTFFSWFSDHSNPGQDDVAQILKDDLYRDPLRYYLTPLWEPRENGSGGSGARAADNGNGDECVVISDSDDEPGEEAGEAEQVHSREEEDEEDEEEEEEEEEEEEERGPSAGSDDSEQEEEEEA
- the tspy gene encoding testis specific protein Y-linked isoform X1; protein product: MSELTGCKQSADSASRKRCPSPDRDEGATIPSKSTKVSDATNEAGVTSENCKNSDAESKEIAASEGQSKDNVSEGKPAAVQADQGSDSTDRTSALPVNNSNADAHDASNTEKPQSSDAHGSADAKADIEKTAGIKQRPSASLDQTDSAAIAAAEALASLTGGDGEDSQETPCSSEKANVKQVKQGSKFKQRGGHQSSRTGSKTQAAAADSSTSVHSTDREDADEMPEADEGDESISGSSSTPSSSFPSDNEDNDDGECAIVSVKMAPEMRQSVALLAQVQMRLEALEKKSARLHQRLELKISRQRRPHLDQRSSITKTIPGFWVTALLNHPHLSAHIDETDEDALSYMTDLEIESFKNNKLGYRIRFHFRRNPYFQNNIIMKELHLGMGGSPMSFSNPILWHRGQNLTAHSEPRKSSRGVYQTFFSWFSDHSNPGQDDVAQILKDDLYRDPLRYYLTPLWEPRENGSGGSGARAADNGNGDECVVISDSDDEPGEEAGEAEQVHSREEEDEEDEEEEEEEEEEEEERGPSADESPEEEDDGGEIVIDGSDDSEQEEEEEA